The Pseudonocardia sp. HH130630-07 DNA window TACCCGTCCGGGATGACCGTGTCCAGCCGTGCCCTGCACGTACTCTCTGACGCGCTGCGCGCGCACCGCAACCAGCGGGCGACCCGGTGGCGGAAGCTGACGTGCGGCCGCCAGGCCCTGCTCGTGGTCGCCCACCTGCGCAAGGGCGAGACCTACACCGACCTCGCCTGCGGTTTCCGGGTCGGGACCTCGACGGTCTACCGCTACCTGCGCGAGGCGATCGAGCTGCTCGCGGCGATGGCCCCGACCCTGGAGCAGGCGATCGACGTCGCCATCGGGAAAGCGTTCGTCATCCTCGACGGCACCCTGCTGCGCATCGACCGCGTCGGGATGGCCTCGGGCTATGACCGCGGGTTCTACTCCGGCAAGCACAAGTGCCACGGACTCAACGTCCAGGTCATCGCCGACCCCGCCGGCCGGCTGGTGTGGATCTCCCCGCCGCTTCCCGGAGCCCGCCACGACATGGGCGCCGCCCGCGAGCACGGCATCATCGACGCCCTGACCGAACATGACATCCCCGCCGCGGCCGATACCGCCTACCAGGGCGCAGGCCCGACCGTGACGGTCCCCCAGAGGCGTCGGCGCCTTGATCCCGACACCGGCCACTACCGCCCCTTGTCCAGCAACCAGAAGGCGGTCAACGCCGCGCACGCCCGCCGCCGCGGACCCGGTGAGCGGGTCAACGCCGAGCTGAAGAACTGGAAGATCCTCCGCAAGATCCGCTCCAGCCCGAACCGGGCCGGACAGCTCATCGCCGCAGTTCAGACCCTCATGATCGTCAACACCTGACCAGGTTGGCAAAGGCTCAATCATTCGTCGTCCCGCAGGGTGGTGCCGTCGTCGAGGTGCGGGAACTCGTCGGTCGGGTCGAGGTAGACCCCGCCGGTGTAGGACGTTCCGGCGGCGACGGCGCGCCCGTTGCCGTCCCAGAGCATGACGACGTCGGCGTCGTGGTCGGGATCGGCTGTGGCGTCGTCGGGGTCGGTGAGCAGGGTCTTGATGTCGCGCACGCAGGTGTCGAGGAACGAGCTCCCCTTGAGGCGGTCGCGGACGGCGCGGCGGGTCTCACCGCCGATGTCGTCGACGTCGGCGGCTGCGATGTCGAAGGCGACCGGGACGGCGATCTCGGCCTTGTACAGGTCGGCGACGTCGAACACGAACGACAGCGAGTGCCCGGTGTGGACGAACCCCAGTCCGGGTGCACATCCGAGGGCGACGACGACCGCGTGCACGACGCCGTACAGGCTGGTGTTCGCGGCGGAGAGTGCCTGGTTGATGGCGCTCCCGGCCTCGAAGTCGGTGCTGTCGTAGTCGCGGCGGGTCCATTCGACGCCGGTGCGGTCAGCGTGCTCGCGGTAGATGCGCCGTACGCGCGCACCTTCGCGTCCGCGGAGCTGTTGCATGCTCTGGCCGGAGACGTCCTCGCCGGGAAAGCGCATCGCGTACATCTCGCGGGCGACGCGCAGGCGGGACCGTTGGTGGGACACGAGGGCGGCCTGGGTCTGGAGAAGGACGAGCGGGCGAGGGACCGCCCGTGTGCGTAGTAGCGGACTCCCTGCTCGCCGACCCAGAGCGCCGTCGAACCGCTCTCGGCGAGCAGCACCATCGCCTGCTGGCTGACCGTCGTCCCGGGCCCGAGCAACAGCGCTCCGAGCGCGGCGGCGGGGACGTGCACGGTGCCACGGGCGTCGCGGGCGGTGATGGCGTTCGCGTCGCGGTGCACGACGCAGTGAGCCTTTTTCAACCTGCCGTTCCGGCAGCTCAGGGGCCTGGTTGTGTGGGTGCAGACGCCGAGCTGGCGAGCCGGTGACCTGTGCAGCTGTGGTCAGAGCAGTTGCGCTGCAACCTTCGCGATCTCCTGACGCAGAAGCTCGCTGGTCAGGTTGAAAAAGGCTCAGTGTTCGAGATAGACGAAGGTCAGCCGGTCCTGGGCTCGGACCAGCTGACCCAGCGGGACCGGCTTGGCGCCGGGGATCTTCTTCATCACGGTGCGGCGAGGGTCAGCAGCCCGCAGCCGTACCCCTTGCCCGGGCCGATCCCGCCGGTCAACGCGGAGCGCAGCGCGTCGGCGTCGCGTACGACCAGGCTTCCCTCGAACACGGCGGTGCTGAGGGTGACCGTGCGTCCGCGCCGGTCGAAGCGCTGGACCCGCCGGTCGCGGACGACGACATCGTTGGACCCGATGTGGGTCTGCGGGATCTCGATGCCGTGGCGTTCGGCCTGGCAGGCGAACCAGTCGCCCTGCTGGGCCGCGGTGATGTGCCCGACACGCTTGCCGCGGCCCCCGCCCTCGGGCCGGGTGTTGCGGACGGGGTTGGCGAGCACCCGGAACGACCACCGGTCACCCGGAGCCAGTCGTTCGAGGAAGGGGCCGTAGTCGCGGGTCTGCCAGCCGTAGGTGGGGCGCCCGATCTGCTCGACGAGGTGGGTGAGGTCGGGCTTGGCGGTGCTGACGATGTAGAGCACGGCGTCGTGCGCGCCGGGATCGAGACGCCACAGCACCCGCCCCGGCCCGTCGGGCTCCAGCGAGTCGGGGAACCCGGCCAGGACGCCCGCGTGGATCCGATGGGGAGACGCCAGCATCCGGCGCGCGTCACGGCGGGCGGGGTTGATCTCGAATCGGGTCAGGTACACGCTCAGAGCACCCCCATCGGGTCGTGGGTTCGTTGGGTGACCAGCGGATTGGTGACCGTGACGGGGTCGTGGCGCTTGACCGGGCGCCACTCCCACTGGCGGTGCCGCGGGTCGAAGCCCTGTTCGACGGGTTCGTTGCGGACGAGTTCGGCGGCAGGGTCGGTCGGGTCGCAGTCGGCAACGAGGTCGAGCCGCACGCTCGGGTCCGGGTGGGCTTTCTGGAACCACGGCGCCGCACGCCAGGGTTCGGCCTGCAACGCGGTGACCGCGGTGCCGTCGCGCATGCCCTGGACGATCGGACCGGCCGGCGGGCAGGAACGACGGCCGAGGAACAGCGGGAAGTGTGGCCGGCGCAGCGCGTCGTGCAGCGCGTCGAGGAGGATGGGGTCGCCCTCGACGGCGGCGAGGAACACCGCGTCGGCCAGGTAGTGCCGCGTGCTCACCGACACCGGTGTGCGCTCACCGGGCCGGGCGGCGGTCTGGAAGTCACGTTCGACGCGCCCGGCCTGCTCGATACGCACGCCCATGCGCAGCGACAGCAGTTCCTCCAGGGGATCCGTGCGTCGGCGGCCCTGGGCCGCGGCGAGCAGACCGACGACGCCGCTCTTGGACGGGACCCGGTCGGTCGCGCGCCGGGTGAAGCGACTGCCGGTACCCCACGACTGCAGCGGCCCGGCCAGCCTCAGCAGCAGGACGGTCACGACAGCCGCGCCGACACGGTGTCACCGATCGCGGTCACGGTGCTGTCGAGGTCACTGCGATCCGCGATACGTCCGAGGGGAGCCAGGCGATCACCGGGACCGAACGTCCACGCCGCGAGCGGAGTCTCGCCGTAGGCGTCGTGCAGCTCGGTGGCGTGGGTGGCCAGGCGGTCCAGTGCGGCCGGGATCCGCCGCTCGTCGGTGATGGCCTCCTCGAACGCCCCGACGAGGTTGATCGGCTGGGTCTCGCGGGCGACGACGAGGACGGCGTCGGGCAGCGTCCGGTTGGCGAAGGTGTTCTGCTTGCCGGTCGGCATGCTGGTGACGAACGCACGGACGAACGCCTCCACCGCCCGTCGCGTCGCGGCCGGGTCACCGAGGGTGTCGTACAGCCGGTCGACGTCGACGGCGGCGTAGCGGTACAGCGTGGCGGAGTTGAACTCGACGGTGCCGATCATCCCCGCCCCGGCGTCCTCCTCGGCGTCGGCGTTCTTGTGGTCGTCGACGGCGGTGAAGTAGTCGTACTCGTTGGTTACGGCGTGCACCGAGATCGCGTGCGCGACCTGAGCTGCGGCATCGACGTTGAGGTCGGCGTCGTCGGCGATCATCCGTCCGAACAGGGCGACGTCGATCGAGCTGTCGGTCTTCGCCCGGCGCTTGGCCTCGTCCTTGCGCACCGGGTCACCTGTTCTGCCTGCTTCCACCGCGAGCTCCGCCAACCCGCGGATCTGGCCGGGACTCAGAGCGTGTTTGAGAAGATCGGGTTGTAGGCGTGAACCTGCGTCGTTGCTGCCGCGTGGCGGGTCCGCCGCGGGCGAGGCGGCGGGTCATGGTGTTGATCGCGGCCCAGCGGATCATGGCTTCGGAGGTGGCCGGGTGGCGTTCGTAGTCGCGGGCCAGCCGGCGGTGGGCGGTCAGCCACGCCAGGCTGCGTTCGACCGCCCACCGGCGCGGGATGACCACGAAACCTCGCTGGCCTGCGGGTTTACGCACGATCTCGATCGTTGTGCGCAGGAAGGTCTGTGCCCAGTCGACCAGGCGTCCGGCGAAGCCGGCGTCGGCGAAGATGAACCGCACCGCGGTGGCCAGGTAGGCGCCGAGCAGCGCGGTCTTCGCGCCGTCACGGTCCTGGCGCCCGGCCGAGCAGACCATCACCGTCAGCAGCAACCCGAGTGTGTCGGTGACGATGAACCGCTTCCGGCCGTTGACCTTCTTCCCGGCATCGTAGCCGCGCGACTGGGTGCCGACGGTGTCGGACCCTTTGACGCTCTGGGAGTCGATGATCCCCGCGCTCGGCTCGGGATCACGCCCTTCGGCCACCCGACCTGCCCGCGCACGATGGGCAGGATCTTCTCGGTGACCCGCTGCCGCTCCCACCGGTTGAAGTACCAGTACACCCTCTGCCAGGGCGGGAAGTCCGCCGGTAGCGCCCGCCACGCGCATCCGGCCCGGACCACGTAGAGGATCGCATCCACCACGTCACGACGCGGATGCTTCTCCGGGCGCCCTCCGGTCTCCGGCGCGGGCAACAAAAGCTCGACCACCGCCCACTGCTCGTCACTGGTGTCCGACGGGTACCGCCTACGACGTCGAGTCATCACCACCCACAGTGGATCACCACGGGCCTGTGGTCACGCAGACACGCCAACCCTTCTCAAACACGCTCTCAGGAAGATGAGGTAGTTCGACTCCTCGGGTTCCCCTTTACGGTTCTTCGGTTCCTCCAGCTTGATGCCGTTCTTGCCGAAGGTCTTGAAGACGGCCTTGACCAGCTCCGACTCCCGTC harbors:
- a CDS encoding transposase family protein; protein product: MLSYPSGMTVSSRALHVLSDALRAHRNQRATRWRKLTCGRQALLVVAHLRKGETYTDLACGFRVGTSTVYRYLREAIELLAAMAPTLEQAIDVAIGKAFVILDGTLLRIDRVGMASGYDRGFYSGKHKCHGLNVQVIADPAGRLVWISPPLPGARHDMGAAREHGIIDALTEHDIPAAADTAYQGAGPTVTVPQRRRRLDPDTGHYRPLSSNQKAVNAAHARRRGPGERVNAELKNWKILRKIRSSPNRAGQLIAAVQTLMIVNT
- the cas1e gene encoding type I-E CRISPR-associated endonuclease Cas1e, producing the protein MSHQRSRLRVAREMYAMRFPGEDVSGQSMQQLRGREGARVRRIYREHADRTGVEWTRRDYDSTDFEAGSAINQALSAANTSLYGVVHAVVVALGCAPGLGFVHTGHSLSFVFDVADLYKAEIAVPVAFDIAAADVDDIGGETRRAVRDRLKGSSFLDTCVRDIKTLLTDPDDATADPDHDADVVMLWDGNGRAVAAGTSYTGGVYLDPTDEFPHLDDGTTLRDDE
- the cas6e gene encoding type I-E CRISPR-associated protein Cas6/Cse3/CasE; the protein is MYLTRFEINPARRDARRMLASPHRIHAGVLAGFPDSLEPDGPGRVLWRLDPGAHDAVLYIVSTAKPDLTHLVEQIGRPTYGWQTRDYGPFLERLAPGDRWSFRVLANPVRNTRPEGGGRGKRVGHITAAQQGDWFACQAERHGIEIPQTHIGSNDVVVRDRRVQRFDRRGRTVTLSTAVFEGSLVVRDADALRSALTGGIGPGKGYGCGLLTLAAP
- the cas5e gene encoding type I-E CRISPR-associated protein Cas5/CasD, whose product is MTVLLLRLAGPLQSWGTGSRFTRRATDRVPSKSGVVGLLAAAQGRRRTDPLEELLSLRMGVRIEQAGRVERDFQTAARPGERTPVSVSTRHYLADAVFLAAVEGDPILLDALHDALRRPHFPLFLGRRSCPPAGPIVQGMRDGTAVTALQAEPWRAAPWFQKAHPDPSVRLDLVADCDPTDPAAELVRNEPVEQGFDPRHRQWEWRPVKRHDPVTVTNPLVTQRTHDPMGVL
- the cas7e gene encoding type I-E CRISPR-associated protein Cas7/Cse4/CasC, with protein sequence MEAGRTGDPVRKDEAKRRAKTDSSIDVALFGRMIADDADLNVDAAAQVAHAISVHAVTNEYDYFTAVDDHKNADAEEDAGAGMIGTVEFNSATLYRYAAVDVDRLYDTLGDPAATRRAVEAFVRAFVTSMPTGKQNTFANRTLPDAVLVVARETQPINLVGAFEEAITDERRIPAALDRLATHATELHDAYGETPLAAWTFGPGDRLAPLGRIADRSDLDSTVTAIGDTVSARLS
- a CDS encoding transposase, translating into MAEGRDPEPSAGIIDSQSVKGSDTVGTQSRGYDAGKKVNGRKRFIVTDTLGLLLTVMVCSAGRQDRDGAKTALLGAYLATAVRFIFADAGFAGRLVDWAQTFLRTTIEIVRKPAGQRGFVVIPRRWAVERSLAWLTAHRRLARDYERHPATSEAMIRWAAINTMTRRLARGGPATRQQRRRFTPTTRSSQTRSESRPDPRVGGARGGSRQNR